GGAAACTATACAAATCGCACGGTCAAGTGTCATCCATCACCAAATACCTATGCTATAAAGTATTTACCTTCCAGGTACATAGGGACCCAGAAAATTCTTGGCCGTGGGTCCTGAAGCACCTAACTTTGCATGCACAAAAATGGACTGATAAGGTGACATAACTAAAAAACCTCTAAGTAGGACACCATTTCCATGCCAGATTTACtaagtaggtttttttttttttttttgttttgttggaaAAATACATAGGGAGATAAGCATATGTTTAAATTTCCAAGCTATATATGCATCTGAGTTCGAACATCCTTCTTGTAGcttagattaattaaatagaaaCATGGTATGAAAAGAAAAGGTAAGGAAGATATACAGTTACCTTCCAAATCAACAAGCTAATATCAAATTGTCCACCATGGTAGGAAGAAGTTGGAGAAATTGCAGCTCCAATGGCGATTCTACTATTGGTCTGAACAAAACCCGAACACAGCAAATTGTAGCATCCAGTTGCTTGATATGCATCCGtctgcaattaacaaattaattattattatgtgTATAACTATTTatcattattataataattattattataatatctTATGCTTGAAGTGGAAGGCAAGGTGATTTTGTATACTTACAGTCCAATAAGTAAAGAATCTGGGGTAGTTGTCCCCATAAAGCTCTGGGCTGACCTGCACAAAATTAAATGAATTTAGCCCCCATTAatacagagaagaagaagactcAAAGCAGAGAGGTAGTTGAGCAGTAAGCCTTGAATACCAAAATTATTGTTTCATATTAAATGTGTTGAAATTTAAGTACTCTTCCACCGTCATATTACGCGGTACCCTGTAGCTATCGtttgtattttctttaaaaatttgtaaCCAGTTCTATTTGTGCATATTCCGAGAATGATAGCCCGGCTGGTTCAATTATTAAACAAAGGGAATTAGAGGGGAAGTTTAGTGATGAAATATAAACATGCCTGCCAACCAGCTTCAATGGTGTTGAGATCATCACCAAAAGAACCAGAGATGACCCACAATTGAGACAAGCTAAATTCGTATTGATTAACAACTGTGGGGGCCCACACATTGATGCTTGCTTTGGCTCCATAGTACTGATCTCCACTCACATACCCAACTGCATGCTGCAATTGCAAACCCAGTTATCATAAACCACAATCAGTGCataattatttgatttaaattttactAATCTGATTTTTCGTGTAtttttgtacaaaaaaaaagaaaaaaaaaaaaaatatatatatatatatatatatatatatattctgcaGGGCATGAAAACATGGTGAGTTGCAAGTTCCTTGGGAATCGGTGCAACTCCAAGCAGCAGAAGCAGCCATGAAAGCCTGTAATTACTACTATTGGAAACTGGAAGCTCAATTTCTCTTCAGATACTGAGATAATCTGtgtttatttttatcatattaCATGTCAATTAAATGGGAAAAAAacgaaaacacaaaaaaaaaagtgcagaAAAAAAGCAGTAGATCACTGACTTTATtctcatatacatatacatatatataataaaaagaaaaagatgacttaattgaaaaaattagtaaaaaagCAGTTTTTGTACCTATACTCTTTCATTCATTTCCTCAATTAAATAAGATTAAAtgactgaaattttttttttttggtcgaatgactgaaattaattaaattaaagtgATGGTGACTCTTGGGAGGAGACAAATTCTGGGATTTCCTCTGTTTCTTGTTTGGTCAATTCACAAGCACTAACCTCATGGCCGTTGCTGGATGTATCTCTTCTGACATGCCTACTTAGttttcttccaaatcttttaaCAGAGCTTGCTCTCATCATATCCTCCTCTCTTGTTCTTCTAACTGGAACTGTTCCTTCTGGGCAGAGATTTCCTGACATGCTCCACAGCTGGTAGTTTTCAGTCGCCATTTCTAGAGGGCTCCGGCCTTTCGGTCTCTCCGGCGGGTCCTGAATAttcaaataaaacaagttatGAACTTATAAAGACTTCTCCTTTGCCGGCTCGTCAGCTTAGACcaatttgataaccatttcgtgttttagtttatagtttttatttttcattttctatgcAATGTTTTGATAATAAGTAAAAAGCTAAAAACTgcaaacgaaatggttatcaagcGGCCGTTAAGAATTTCCGGTTTTCTAACAACCCTAGTAAAATTTGAATCTGCTTATGGAAGTTTTAAGTACCAATGGCTTCTGTCCTTTTAACTGGGGATGATCAAAAGCTGGTTGGTGATGAGAAAGAACACAATCTATAAGATCGCCATCCGGACTCTGaagaatcaacaaacaaaacccaacaaaTTACAAAAAAGAACAGAGCAAAAACTGAGGAAAACAGAGCAAAGTGAAAGTAAAAATGCCTGAATTGTCTTGAGAGCAGGCTTGTTGATCTTGTTAAGACGTGCTCTTATAatcttcaacttcttcaattctttttcgGGATTCAACGTCTGATTGGCGGTGCTTTCGCGGCGGATATCGGAGGAATGGGCCACCGGACACATTGAAGAAGCAACAAGAAGGAAGCAAACAAGAATGGGGATGATTGGGGAAATCTTGGGGTAGCTACAAGCCATATTGCTTGAGaaactttcttgtttttttgcttttgttgaATCCTTTTCTTCGTGTTGTTGGTGTTGTCTTCTTCTGGGGTCATACAATTCGCAGCATAAAATATTGGTGCTATTTTCTGTCCATGGAAGCTCAGCTCCCACCAAATCCAATATCCAATACACGACGACCATATTCTAAGAAGAAACCCTACTCACTACCTCACCATTTCCAAGGATTTGGAACCCccaaaaaataagagaaaaacttgcttctattcttcttcttctgctctctctcccctctccgTTTCTCTCTCTACAGCTCTCAGAGGGGttctaaattctaattaaatataGAGCTTGGTTCTATGTTCTGACAAAATTGAGCTTCTGGGAATGAGCAGATTAATAAAGAAGCAGATGGGTTGTGTTTTCTTAAAGTTTTGGCCATGTGGGTGGGGAGGTATAAATACTGGGTAGTGATGAAATCAtgctcaaaattttaaatttggaaaataaaatagaaaaaaaaaaggagggagagagagagagagagagagagaatgtgtaTGGTGGAACCCGGATCCTCTTCGGGTCCAAAAATTTTGAGCCTAAGAATCAAATCATCTAGATCGTTGAagtttgattcaacggctacaattattataactttagaggcttctatagttgttagattaaattttaacgGTTTAGATTATTTAATTCTTAAGCTCAGATCTTTTGGATCCGGAGGCTATCCGGGTCCGTGTATGGTGTAGTGTGTGTTTCCAGTCTCCAATACGAAGACTGAAACTTTAgcttttgtgttaattttatagGGGGAAATGGGATTGATTTCTGTTGTTCTTTACTTCTTGCCCCCAGGGAGAGATGGGAATTACACTTGAGTCTGGGTTTCCAAAGTTCTTTGCTTTGGGTGTGTCACCTTTCTCCCTTCCCTAGATGTTCTTTCTGTCAGCCGTGCTAGGTTTATATCATCTCCCAATTTCCAAATTTTaccattttaattatttttttactgcAATTGTGACATTGTCTTGTAACTTTATTAATATGTAAGTTAAATTACAAATAGATGATAGAGTTAAAATGCACTAGTTAAACACGTAATAGAGTTAAAATGCACTAGTTAAACACGTgttatacaataaataaataagtaacatcacataaaattttaaaactcaGTACTTTACAGACTAAAAACAACACACTCTAATTTTGAtcgtgtattttttttttttttttttgtgtttcatttatattttaagGGATTGGATATTaacaggaaaaaaagaagaagaagatgaatatCGTTAAATTTTGTTAAACTTCAATATTAGAATACTTAATGttgatttaatatttaattatagcATCCCTTAATCTAACTGGATTTCATCTGAGAACAAAGCAACTTTTGGAGCTGTCTTTTTATGCGACGCGTCATATTGTGTTGGGCATGCTGAGTTGGCAGTTGGCATGCGTACCTGGTTATGTCCAGTCATTGCATGCTTAATTATGCACTCACCCATGCATTTCATTATCGTTAAATTACGTTTCGTTGATCGATCTTGatattttgtttggttaattGCCTTAAGAGAACAGCTATTATCCCACTAATTATCATGTTAATAGTATAAGAATTTCATTTCTTTGTGAAGAACAATACACATTAAATATCAAAGGTATTCTACGACGAAAAAATAAATCCAGATATAAATATGAAGAGAAAGCATATTATTATAATTAACTTGACTAAATATGGGTTTGTAGTTGACTTGCTCAATTAATTAGATGATAAAGAGATTGGTGTTCCCCTTAAAAGTTGTTGATAATTATTGCCCTAAATAGAAGGATCACATCCCATGTTCTTgctctcattttgttttgtttttgtttcaaatttatCATCCAAAGCTACAACTTCTATAACACATGgcataaaagaacaaaaaaaaactactgTAGTGATCAACATTCAACTCCTGGGAGACATGATTTATATAAGAAGAATTTTTATCTAAAATGACCACTGAGATTGTCTTTaattcctcactttggtccataagatttaaaatcaataaaagtgatcTCTAAGATTGTTTACCTTCAATCATTCTGGTCATTTTGCGAAAAATCTCCACTAAATTAAAGAAATCACCAGTTCAAGTGGAAGAATTGATTTGACAAAACTACTTCAATTTCATagagatttttcatgaaatgaacaaaatgattgatagtggacAATCTAAGAGATCATTtatatcaattttaaattttaattatcaaaatgaagagttatgcaaattgcaaaaatcattttgactaaaacaAACCTTCATATAAATGCATCAATTGAGAAGAATATCAGCAAATGCCATTGAGATTTTGTCATCATGACCtccaattcattttttttcttgttgtacattaaaattgaaattaacttgTCTTGACATTTGATTCTGTTCGAGCTGTTTTAATAATGGATAGAGGCCACGATGCATGGCTTGGTCAAATGCACAAATACCAACAGTGATCGTGATCACCAATAAATTGGACTCTTATGTTAATTTCTAGTAGTTCCTTCTAATTCACTTCTGCTCAATTATTAAATCAATATTTTATCGTGTTTAAACAATTGAAGTTAATATGCAAACCAGTCGCTTAACTGTTGTTTCAAGCATATGATGCAAGTCTCAAAAGTTTTTGCGGCAGTTATCTATTCCGATCTCTTTCTTTATCTGTTTCCGATCGCGGTGGCTCTCTCACTCTGTCGAAAAGAGCCTTCAATATATGATTGTGGCCGCTCTTTGTTTTGTCGATGAGAGTTTTCATGATTATAGTCGTGGGTATgacttttttaataattttttttgcatttgTAATATCATCATTTACCATGCATGCAGTACTGGAATCTGTATTTTTTTACATTATTGTGTATGAGAGGAGACTGGTTAAATTTGTACGTGGGAACACCAAGGGTGGGCTACCTTTCCACAAAACTCCAttctctttttagggttttggcaATGATGCCTGCCACCTCCTCTTCATTCCCTTCTatcttattttgtattttatatcaaattattttttgctaATTCTTATGAGAACTCTACTGACCAAACTTTAGAAATACAAAGCGTATATGATATACCTAGCTACAGATGATAAGTTGGCACAAGCAATTAAGATATCTTTAATTAGTCAAACCAAACACCTCTATCTCTATCAAAGTTTTGCGCAGTATCTAATATTAACGCTACAACATTAAAGCCACGGCTGCAATTTGGATCTACTCAAACTTCGATTTTGGGTGTTTGATACCTAAAAATCGATTTGAAACTACTTAGACTTATTATGACATGTAAGGAGTTAGTTTTGGTTATAGGCAAATCACAATTTTAAGTGTGcataaatttttgtttattgattttaattaatataGTTTTCCAAACATATCAGGCTGTAATTTATAAAGAATCAACAAGAAATATTTCATATAGAGGGTGCGGAGTGTGGACTCTATGGCTTGGTCTTGTACATGTAGCATTTGGGGGTCAATAACCATTATTAGCGTTTCCTTAAGGATAACCCATGTTTTGGGGCCTAATATGGTTCATTAATTAAGATTAGGTTTATATATGGCAAAATTCTTTTAAGCTTAAAGCTGATTGAAAGGCTGCAAAAGTATTGTGTAGTTGCCTTTGAAGGGGAACAAAGGcaatattttgaaaagaaaaaggtcaCACTAATAATTAGGAAACACATTATATATTGGATGCAATGGTGGATATAGGATTCGAACTCAGAGTCTTAGTGTTGTTGTCAGCTGAACCATGTTGCATGTCAACAAATATCAACAATATGATGAGTGATATCGAGAGCTTTTGTCGATTATTGTCGACGCAATTTACTGAGATATGTCTAGCAAACATTAAATCAAGCACTTTGTAGGTACAAAAATGACTCACATCAAACATTCGGAGAATCTCCCAAAAACCTTCACGTGCGTTTTTCTTGACCTCCAAAACAACCTTGATCCCAATGTACTTCCACCTTGTGTATCTCTAattctctactaattaataaaacgcTCAtggtcaaccaaaatcctatgaaattaccaatttaaccctctaattaaaacagaacatgaataaaaaatatggggcagaaatgtaatttcacacaaccaagttttgctgttttttttcaaagcctcacctacatataatcctaacatatctctaattaaaaaaaaaaaaaaaaaaaaaagacttcccactcccacattctctatcactctcttccgcagaaatataatttcacacaaccaaattttgctgttttttttttaaagcctcacctacatgtaatcctaatatatctctaattaaaaataaaaaaataaaaaatttttcactcccacattctctatcactctcttcctttctccttctatttcaaaaacaaaaataaaaaatttgtgtgTGCACATGTGCTAGTttatattaaacaaacaaacaaaaaagccAAGTTATCGAGTGATGACATAAGCCATGCGTGTGCGTTATATACTGTTTCTTTTTACTGGGGTAGAAGAATTCAGgtgaacaaataaaattatatccGAGTAGAACAGACTCAATAGAGTATAagaaattttagttgattaTTAGCAAAAACAACCGTATATTCCCGTGAGCATATTATGCGTGCATGCATCACGATGATGTTTGCATGGAAATAATTAAGAATTTGGATCCTCTTAATTGCTGGAAATTATCATTATCGAAAACagatttttaagaaaaattaagccTGATTATATATAATCCCAGCTCATTCTGCGTGGAGTGAAGAATTACTCTGTGTGATGAAACCATGTGATGCTATCGTATCATGAAATAAAATTCAGTGTTTCCCTTTTCATCAGCCTCGTAGAAGAAAAGCTCAACTTCTATGATAAATATTTAGACAGAATAAACAAAACTAATTTGAGGAATGTTTCCACTGTATGGACACTCGATAATCTTACACTACTTACTGGCATATTTTTAGAGGGCCCTAGTgactatattatatatatagcatggATATGTGacaatgtttatatattttctacatatttatgaaaattattttgtaatgtattttaacaatctgaactatttatttttataatattatttatagtgcttaaaaaaaatgaatttttatatACCTAGATATAATGATGGTGTTTCTATCTTGGAGCAATGATACGGGCGATGTGAGGCCATGAGGCATCTGGAAAAAGTAAAAGGAATGCTTTTGCTAATCAGAGAAGGGCCACTATGTGTGCATTATATTATGGATCCGGATTCTCTGCCCTCTCACTTTCCATATATTCTTATTCCTTCTTATTTTATGGGGTCATAattaaaccacgtcaatattttatattgatttttttttagagataataagataaaaaataatagtaatataaaatgttaacgtgatttaaccgtgatcgtACAAATAGAAATGAATGAAAGTATAGAAAATGAAAGGGCAGATAAGCCAGTTCCTCATATTATTTGACATATCAGAATGGGAGCCAAAGTTCACCTTTTTGACATTTCTCACTTCTGCTGTATTCTTGCATTGACTCTAGAAGAGCTGCATGACGTGTAATGTCACTTCAAAGTTACcatgtttttctcttttcctaTTTAGTGTGTATTTACATTAGTTACCATTTTGGTAACGTGACATGTTTGCTCAAATTCTTTATATTAAAATTCATTATCACTAGAAGAAAATGTGAAAAGAGTTTATCTATAGTTTAAGttaaggaaattgttattaatatttcaaaaatcttattatacacttcaaattttttatatttggaaagaaaaatacacttatgaggagtgtagaataagatttttgaagtgcaaaTAACACTTCCATAAGTTAATGTCGATTGTT
This Pyrus communis chromosome 6, drPyrComm1.1, whole genome shotgun sequence DNA region includes the following protein-coding sequences:
- the LOC137737800 gene encoding protein neprosin-like produces the protein MVVVYWILDLVGAELPWTENSTNILCCELYDPRRRQHQQHEEKDSTKAKKQESFSSNMACSYPKISPIIPILVCFLLVASSMCPVAHSSDIRRESTANQTLNPEKELKKLKIIRARLNKINKPALKTIQSPDGDLIDCVLSHHQPAFDHPQLKGQKPLDPPERPKGRSPLEMATENYQLWSMSGNLCPEGTVPVRRTREEDMMRASSVKRFGRKLSRHVRRDTSSNGHEHAVGYVSGDQYYGAKASINVWAPTVVNQYEFSLSQLWVISGSFGDDLNTIEAGWQVSPELYGDNYPRFFTYWTTDAYQATGCYNLLCSGFVQTNSRIAIGAAISPTSSYHGGQFDISLLIWKDPKHGNWWLEFGNGVLVGYWPSFLFTHLQDHASMVQFGGEVVNSRPSGSHTATQMGSGHFAGEGFGKASYFRNMQVVDWDNSLIPLSNLKVLADHPNCYDIQGGINNFWGNYFYYGGPGRNVRCP